ATGTCTAAGATGGCTATAAGTGATACTCCTACGATCGTTGTTGATGCGAAGTAAGTTCTCCTTGCAAGGTACACTCATATTTCTTGTACCTACTGTACTTTTTTCAGGCATGAGGCAGAGAAAAGTTTATATGAAGAAAGTACATCTTATATAACGTCTAAGATGGCTATAAGTGATACTCCTACGATCGTCGTTGATGCGAAGTAAGTTCTCCTTGCAAGGTACACTCATATTTCTTGTACCAACTGTACTTTTTTCAGGCATGAGGCAGAGAAAAGTTTATATGAAGAAAGTACATCTTATATAACGTCTAAGATGGCTATAAGTGATACTCCTACGATCGTCGTTGATGCGAAGTAAGTTCTCCTTGCAAGGTACACTCATATTTCTTGTACCAACTGTACTTTTTTCAGGCATGAGGCAGAGAAAAGTTTATATGAAGAAGTACATCTTATATAACGTCTAAGATGGCTATAAGTGATACTCCTACGATCGTTGTTGATGCGAAGTAAGTTCTCCTTGCAAGGTACACTCATATTTCTTGTACCTACTGTACTTTTTTCAGGCATGAGGCAGAGAAAAGTTTATATGAAGATTCTATATCTGATATAACGTCTAAGATGGCTATAATTGATACTTCTACGATCGTTGTTGATGCGAAGTAAGTTCTCCTTGCAGGGTACACTCATATTTCTTGTACCTACTGTACTTTTTTCAGGCATGAGGCAGAGAAAAGTTTATATGAAGAAAGTACATCTTATATAACGTCTAAGATGGCTATAAGTGATACTCCTACGATCGTTGTTGATGCGAAGTAAGTTCTCCTTGCAAGGTACACTCATATTTCTTGTACCTACTGTACTTTTTTCAGGCATGAGGCAGAGAAAAGTTTATATGAAGAAAGTACATCTTATATAACGTCTAAGATGGCTATAAGTGATACTCCTACGATCGTTGTTGACGCGAAGTAAGTTCTCCTTGCAAGACACACTCATATTTCTTGTACCTACTGTACTTTTTTCAGACATGAGGCTGAGAAAAGTTTATCTGAAGATTCTATATCTGATATAACGTCTAAGATGGCTATAATTGATACTTCTACGATCGTTGTTGATGCGAAGTAAGTTCTCCTTGCAGGGTATACTCATTTTTCTTGTACCTACTGTACTTTTTCCAGAGATGAGGCTGAGAAAAGTTTATCTGAAGATTCTATTTCTGATATAATGTCTAAGATGGCTATAAGTGATACTCCTACGATCGTTGTTGACGCGAAGTAAGTTCTCCTTGCAGGGTACACTCATTTTTCTTGTACCTACTGTACTTTTTCCAGAGATGAGGCTGAAAAAAATGTATCTGAAGATTCTATTTCTGATGTAACGTCTAAGATGGCTATAAGTGATACTCCTACGATCGTCGTTGATGCGAAGTAAGTTCTCCTTGCAAGGTACACTCATATTTCTTGTACCTACTGTACTTTTTTCAGGCATGAGGCAGAGAAAAGTTTATATGAAGAAAGTACATCTTATATAACGTCTAAGATGGCTATAAGTGATACTCCTACGATCGTTGTTGACGCGAAGTAAGTTCTCCTTGCAAGACACACTCATATTTTTTGTACCTACTGTACTTTTTTCAGACATGAGGCTGAGAAAAGTTTATCTGAAGATTCTATTTCTGATGTAACGTCTAAGATGGCTATAAGTGATACTCCTACGATCGTCGTTGATGCGAAGTAAGTTCTCCTTGCAAGGTACACTCATTTTTCTTGTACCTACTGTACTATTTTCAGGGATGAGGCTGAGAAAAGTGGGTCTCAGGAGGTCATATCTGATACAACGACCCAGACGGACCAGATAAGTGACTCTTCTAAGATCGTTGTGGATGTGGAGTAAGTTCTACAAGGTACGATCATATTCGGGTGTGACCCATGGACCTCTTTTCAGGAATGAGGCCGAGAAAAGTGTGTCTCACGTGTGCAAAACGTATTTGACGACCCAGATGGCTGTCGATGACTCCCTAGAGATCGACTGCAGTAGGAAGTGAGTTCTCCAATGTACTTTACTTTCGCTTTCCTTAGTCTAATTTCTCCAGTGCCGAGGCGGAGGACAGCGTAGATCAGTGGCCACAGAAAGACACATCTGTTGCGGTTACATTCGTGGAGCCCAAGACTGTTGACACAGATGATAAGGGACCTGAAGCTGAAGAGCAAGTGCCCAATATTGAGGAGCCTGTCGATACGTGGGGCCTGCTCACGGGTCTACAAAACCATAAGACTGTCGCCAGTGAGTCGGATAAGGTCAAAAAGCAAGTGGGGTCGAACTCTTATCGCTCCGGACAGCTTCCCGTGTTTATGTGGGACTCCAGCTCGGAGGAGGACGAATCCGTAAAGCCTCACGTGGATATTAATTACGAAAATATCTTTGAGGACGTGAGCAAGCTGAGCGCGGTGGAAAAGCATCTGCAGCTGCTGTACAGACCCTTCAGCTGTGTGATCGAGATGATCTGCCGGTTCAACATCTTCGAGCTGTGCATCCTGATCTCTGACTCCAGCTACGATCCGGGCTGCCATCCCTCGGTCTCGGTCCGCACCGTCAATCCCACTGGCCTGGTCAAGATCTATGCGGGCGGCAAGATGGTGTCCACCGCCTTGACCGCCGAGTCGGCTCTGACCTGTCTGTTCAAGGTGGTGCGGATGGTGGAGGAGTTGGACTTCAAGATGGACGTGAATAACCTCAGTCAGAACATCGTCCACGCCTCCTTCTGCATGCCCTTCAGCCTGGACCTGGACCGTCTTTACGAGCAGCATACCACGAAGGTGACCCGCAACTGTCGCGCTCGGCCCTTCATCACCTACAGCACCGAGGGGGAGGACATAGTCTTTGCTGTCTTTCCCAGCGGCTTCGTCCTGGTCCTGCACTCGACCAAGCACTCGAAAACCCGGGCCGCCATCGCCGCCCTCCTGCCGATCCTGGCCCAGTACAAGGACGGATCCACGAAGCAGTCCGAGAAGCAGGGACGCGTCTGCGGCGACGTTTCCTTCAAGCTGTTGTGGGAGCACAGGCTCGAGCAGGACAAGGATAGCCAGCTCCTCTACTCCTAGAATACCCCCCGCCCCCCAACCGCTCTCCTGCTCCCCGATCATAGGTTGGGATctcgtttgttttgtttaatttcatttttgtGCTCTGAAATACCGTGAACATTTGTCATAAACCAAAGTTCCGCACGTGCACTGTTTACACTTTCGAGTTGTGAAACTTGTTTAAATACGTGATTTATTTACCAGCCAGCTGCTCCAGCTACATCCAGCTACAGCTGCTCTACCGACCACCGAGCAGCACTATAGGATAGGGCTAGGCCTGGTCCAGGCCCGGAGTCGCCTCAGACATCACCCGGCCAAAGTTGCGCCCAAACACACAGAACAACAAACAAATTGCTGGAGAAGTTACCACTGGTTTCTGGGCGGCAACTGGGAGCTGCAACAGGCGCATACATAAATAACGAAACATTTTCGCATTCTTGCCGCAACTTTCCAGGCAGGATGTCACATTATGCGGAACAAGTTGCTGGAGGGAAGACCTCGAATACATTTCCGACGTGCTGAGAGCACCTACCCGAATGGCTCTGAACTTTCCGCATAAAACTGTGACAGGAAGTCCCATTTTTTGTATTCACAAATCTGCTATGCGTAATTACTGGAGTTACATTTTTCAATATTATGGTTTCCGCTCATACGAATGAGTCTTCCCTGAGATCCACTTTCAAGCGATCTAGAGCTAGAACTAAATGGTGTTTTAGGCGCTGCAAACATTTGGGAAAGACCGAAGGCTCTTCCTTTGGCAGCAGTTCAGGAAAACCGATGATCCTACTGCCCTAAAAGCTCCTAAACTATATGAATGGGATAAAAAGAGTGGATTTTTGACTCTATAAAAAGACCATCACTATATATTTCTTCATTAAGTCCACGAGTGAGTGCACAATTTCGCTCAGAAGTTGCCGAAAGTTGCCCCCAGCAAAGAACTACTCGTATAAAGTGCCTTTGGATATCACCGATACACAGTACAAATGAACCAAAAAATCCGACGGCTCTATCTCTTTCAAGTTGAGGTTTTAAACTTGGTTGCCCACGGGCACTTATTGGCCAAAAATGAGCTGGGAAAAAGCCACCAGAAGGGGGGAAAAACTACAGATATGATGCAGAAATCGATGGCGATGAGCTGATGTTGTGGCAATCCGGGGAATCCGATTAAAAAGTTGCACCATCAAAGTTTAAGAAAGGAGATGAAAACAGGGACGGAGGGAGGGGAGATACGTTCCATGAATTATGCATTTTTGCCCAAGGACTTTTTGCTTCAAAGCTACAAATTATCCAGCTTGCCGGCCAACGAAAAGGGTTGCGGCTGCCTTTGAAGATTAGGCAACTCTGGCCGTGGGGCACTGGCATTCTGACTGTTTTCGCATTTATAAGTGAACACCGACTGCATAAACGTGAGGGACAGCCTGAATTCGAAGTGCTCCCCACAAAGATTCTGGGGGAAAAACCAGACCACTTTCTGGAGGGAGAAAAGGAAAATCTCCCATAAAGATTTTAAAACAGTGGCAACTGTCTTCTGGCGGTTAACCTCGCCCACAAAGGTGTCGCAAATGGACTTTTGCAATTTTAATAATTGCTCAGAGTGGCAAACTGGTTCGTTAACCATCAACGGGCTGGCTGGCCCACAGCCGGAAAGACTTTTTGCATATTTAACAAGCCGgaatttaaatgaaaattaatCCCACTCCaggagctgcagctgcaaTCCTCAGTACCGTGCCGCAAATGTGTTTGCTTTGAAAAACGAAAGACCAAACAAATTATTCCGTGTGCATATGGGATTGCCCGTTTGCTCCTCTGTTCTGCAGTAAAGGTTTTAATCAGCCCTCACAAGACGGCCCAAAAAGGATCTAAATAAATCAAACGGTTTTGTTGGGACTTGAAGCCAACTAATTCTGGTTTTTTGTCCCATATGTTAACTCCATCACCGAAAGGCCAAGAATGGGGATATATTAGTTTTGTgtagatgtgtgtaacatcAAAAAATGTTTGTATTGTGTAATCGATAAGCATCTATAGACGATTCCACAGAGATATGTCTCTCTGAACATCTGTCCACCCTTGCCTTGGTGAGTGCCTTtatctcagagactatcaACGCTAGAGCGACCGAATTTTGCATCCAGTCTCCTGAGATATCACACTGAAACAAGTTTTTTCTCAAAATCTTGCCACTACCTCCATAGGGCCTCCACACAGGATGAAAATCGGTGGCATCCACATGAAAAATCGGAGAAAACTGGCGGAGGGAAGCGCTTGGTATTGGTGTGGGAAGAGAGAGACAGTAGCGGAGAAATGGAAATAGATTAACGGAGTGCAAGATCTAACTATCGGTCCTGGTGCCTTTCTTTCTCTCTATGGGAAAAGCGCATCTCTCATGACAAGTGCGGTCTGCGTTGGCTGTCCTACCAATTAAACACCTTCCCCACAGGGGAACCCAACGAAAACGATACCaaaagacagacagagagatatattaaatatattaaaagaGTTCCATAAATCATAAGATTACATATAAACGGACAGAGCATCGGGTATACAAGTAGAGCTCTCGTTTTTGATGAACCAAAGATCTAGAAAACTGTGGGAAAAATACACAGCTTGCCCGAATCCCAGATGTGATTACAGGTGTCCATACCACAGACAATTTGTTAACctgcaaaaacaacaaaagcaaacatCGAAAGAGATTTTCGCAATTATACGGACTTTTTCCCTGTTCCATTCTGTGGAAAATTGGCAATTAGGCCTTGCTCGTCTCTAGCAAGAGAATGGCTAGAATGCAGGCAATGATTATTGGAAATTTTCTTCGGCACATGCCGGGCAGAACAAGTCCTCGTCCTCTGTCAATAGTCGTATCCTTGGGATTGGGGGCGAATACATAAATCTAAAATTCAAAGCGCCAATAAATTTTCATTTTGATAAACCCCCGTAAGCCTTTTCATGGCCAAAAACAAACTTCTGTGATTTATGAAGTTCTCGGCCACTTCCCTGCTCCTTGGGCAATAAAACACGCAGACTCGTCAGAGCCATCTATGAACACGATACGAAACTTTTGCCCCATGTCCCATGTCCCATTTCCCATCCCGTGCTCATAAGTATTCACATTTTAAAGACTCCATGCGCGCAAATAAAAAAGATACATATAATATTCACTAATGTTTATGGGGCGAAAGAGTGCTCTTTGCTGGCCATAAAAACGGAAAGTTCTCAAGTGTCAAAACAAATTACTTTTTAGTGTTCCTAAAAGCAAAGTGGGCTACCATAAAAGTTATTACAATAAAAACTGTTCATCTGTTAATACAATTTCCATGGAAAATCATCGATTTCAATTACAATATCGTTTGAGAGTCGAGTCGCCGGCCATGGGGCCACAGCTTGCGCTGATGTAAATCCATAAACAGAACAGAGACATGCTCGTCCCCTCTCAGATATTGCTGTATTGCTTTTCGCATGTGGTGGAGCACCAGGGGGGCGGCACGGGGCACATGTCATCAGGCCTGACATCTGCGTCAGCTGGCGATCAAAGTCAAATTAAATTGAAACAATTTTGTGACATCACGTCGGCCCCGGGCCCCCGGCCCCCTCTTCTAGTACTCATTTTCCTCTAAACAAAAAGACTTTTCTGCTTATGCCAATTATGGCAAGAACTCGGAAACGTGACCAATATGTGGGAATAATTTTCGGCGGCATTATTTTAGGGCTTAGAGAAGTCTCCCTGGCAACTGGCCAAAATTTAATGGCGCCACTAATGCCAAAGGGGAGCACCATAATATGCATgtgaaaaaggaaacaagcTTTTACCATAATGCGGTTTTGTGCGGATAATATAATGGTAAATTGCGTTTCAACCTGGATTTTCCACAGGAAAAACCAGCGAATGCTGGGCTAATCCATGGATTAGCTCGAAATGTATTCACAGACGCATTTATCTAATTTGCATTTACATTAATCGATTGACTTGGTGTTCCATTCATTTATTAATGTGTTAATTACTTTCATTAGTGGTCTGGCCACCACTGCGTATGCGCGATATCAAGCGCGGCATCAGTTGTTCGGCGAAGGCCGCATGGAAGCTTCGACCTGCGACGGAGGACATTACAAATATTACAAAACTATTTTTGAAAGGAATTTCCCAATGATTTCTACAAAGATTTGGCTGTTTTCTCCCACAGTTTAAAAAATGTTTCCGCTGGATAAAGAGATTCCGTATGTCCACCTCTACTACATTGGCAGGTACTACCTTCAGGTAGCTCCACGGGATTGTCGCGTTGCCGATGTCCCTCGTGGTCACCTTACGACTGCTGTTCTTGACGCACAGCTCAGCCCACAGTTCTCTCTGTATTTCAATAGGTACTTAATCCAGAACTTCAGCTGAGTCGCCTAGTCCTTAGAAGCTTTGGCGATGAACATTTTTGCTCCAAAGATTCCATAGTGTGGCTTTCGGTGCAGTCCAACACATCTGGGCGAGGTAGATGTCCCACAACAAGCGCCTTTTTATGATATTTCAGATACCCCACGCTCCATGGTTTGATCTCTTCTATGGCTCCTACTTTCTCTATTGGCTGCTTCTGCGTCTGGACAGATGTGCACTGTCTTTGTTATATATTCACAAATGAAAGTTATACACTTACAGGTGTCTGGTGCATGGCTTAGGGTATCCTCAGCGCTCTTTACTGGTGTATTACGGGCGGCTCTTGGACAAGTTGGGAGCCTGCTTCTTCGATTTACCACTCCTTGACCTAGCCAGCGATCGATTCAATCGATTTAAGCTCGAATCTTATGGGAAGATCTACCCCATCATTTGCTACTCCGTAAATTTTCCAGGCCTTTGAGCAGTAAGGCTAGTTGATATAAAAGTGAATAAATATCCAGAATTACTGGGAACTGCATGCAGAAACACTCACCCTTCCTATTGGCAACTTTCTCTGGTGTAAAAGCTCGATATGCGACCGGGTGCTGGTGATGGATGTCTTCATCAAAGCCACGACCTATCTGCCGTATTTGATCAGAGGGGACTCCAGCTTTAGTGAGTTTTAGCTGAGTCACTTAATAATTATAAATGGAACGTAGAACCCACTCCGACATGACAGTTACAATCGTTCCACTGATGAATAGTTGCCTCGAGTGCATCGAGTGTCGTTCACAACAATCACTTCCAGTTCTGACTACAGTATGAACTCATTCGAGTGTCTCACGCGACGTTGTCTGGCCGGAGTGTTCTGGCTAATGGGGCTAGTGCCGCTGCCCCCCAGCTCCCAGCCCTGCTCCCTGCTGCTGTCCTTGGCGATTCGCTGCTGTTGGATTGTGTACCTCGTATACCTGCTGGCAGTCGGCATCGGCTTCTGGTCGGTGGCCACGGAGAGTGTGGGCAATGTCGTGGGCACAATGCTCTTCATGGGCAGCACCGTTTTGggtctgctgctcctcctggagAGCGTGCTGAAGCAGAAGACCCACGGACAGCTGGAGGACCTGCGCTTCCAGTCgcagctccagctgcagcGCCTCGGGAGGTTCGGACGAGGACGCCAAGCCGCGTACCTGCTGCCTCTGATTGGGACCCAGTTCGTCTGCGATCTGGTGAGAGTCCTGATCAGCGCCGAAGTCGGGACAATGATATCCCCAGTGTTCTTGATCTCCCTGCCGCTCATGTGGCTGCTGCGCCTCCGCTACGTGCAGCTGGTGCAGCACGTGATGGATCTCAACCATCGCTCGCTCCAGCTGCGCCGCTCCCTGCTCGCCCTGGCCACGGGCAACGACCTCTGGCAGCCGTACGGCGTCCAGGAGTGGGCCCAGCTGCAGACCCTCCGGAAGACCTACCAACGCATCTTCGAGTGCTACGAGGTGCTTAGCGACTGCTACGGCTGGGGCATGCTGGGGCTGCACCTGGCGACCAGCTTCGAGTTTGTGACCAACGCCTATTGGATGCTCACGGGACTGTACGAGGAGCAGAACCTCTTGATCCTCACCTTCAACGGAGCCACCGCCGTGGACTTTGGCACGCCCATAGCCACTCTCTCGTGGTACGGCGATGCGGGGGCCGAAAATGTAAGTACACAGCTTGTAGTCTCTACCAATTAACACTGACAATGATGGATCTGATTTGTACGCCACTTGAGTGCCTAGCGAAGGGCTTGACTCGTGTCAGTAGTCATGTTTCCCTTGAGCAGAAAGCAAGCTTTCGCGCGAGTGGTCCTCAGGTTTCTCCACCTGGCGCTCTCCGCACTGGGCCTCAGATCCAGGCGACACAGTCGGCCTGTCCAGTGGCTTCagttctgctgctggctgtgctGGTACACAGCGATTTGGGCCCTGACTCTGCACAGAGCCACCCGGACCGAGGACTGCGATCTGGACTGTGTCCTGCGCTATGTCCTGCTCGTGTGTGAGACCGGGTCGCATGCCATTATCGTGACGAACAGCTTCCTGCAGCAGGACGACTCTGACTCGCTCGAGTGCTGTGATCCTGTGGTGGGTGTCACTGTAGTGGGCCTCCTGGTGCCCATCGTTGGAGCTCAGTACTTGGTGTGCTCCAATCTGGACAAGTTCTCGGCGAGAGTGATCTCGTATTACTGGAAGACACTGCCCAGCTTCCTGGGCCTGCAGTTCCAGATCATAGCATTCATCGCACAGGTCATGTATGTGAATCTGCGCGTCCGCCTGGCCCGTCGCCAGTTGCAGGCTCTGGCCCGGGAGCTGGCTTGTAGCTGGCCCCAGAGCAAGCTGCAGGCCATGTATCTGGACCATCAGACGGCTCGGTTAGTTGACCTGAAGCGGCGCTACAACGAGCTCTACCATTTGTACTCCCGCATCAACGAGAGATTTGGCTGCAGTCTGCTGATCATCTTCATTGTTTTCTTCGCGGGGTTCGTGTGCAACGCCTACTGGCTGTTCATCGATCTGCGGACCACGCCCTCTGGGCTGTATCCCATCTTGCAGAACTTGGGCTTCATCGTCAATGTGGCCCTTCAGATGTCGGCCGCCTGCTGGCACTGCCAGCAGAGCTACAACCTTGTGAGGCTCTATCCTCCCGACTTCTCCGTCTACTTACTTTCCTAACACCATCGTTTCAGGGTCGCGAGATCGGTTGTCTCATCTCCAAGCTGGTGAAGCCGCTGGGCAGCAGGCGCTACAACCATCTGGTCAGTGAGTTCTCCCTGCAGACGCTGCACCAGCGCTTTGTGGTCACCGCCAAGGACTTCTTCAGCCTCAATCTGCATCTGCTGAGTAGTGTAAGCGAATGGCCGCCATCGAGTGGGGGAGTGATGAGGCTTCAATCAATCCATTTCAGATGTTTGCAGCCGTCGTCACTTACTTGGTCATTCTCATACAGTTTATGTTTGCGGAGAGGAGTGCCAATGCGTATCCGGGATAGTGGATAGCAGAGGAGCGATGCTGGATTCCGCGAACAATCGTTTGGTAATTGTGGGATGGCAAACcgcaaataaataattaaatgcATAGAAACCATTAAAAACTTAGATGCAGATGCTTATAAGATTAgaaaaatacatttttgagCTCCCGCTGAATGCctataatatataaatatatatcttATGATTAAGCCAATTAATACAATATATTCCTGCACTCCGTCTATCCCATTTCCTCTCTGTATAAAAATTAAACATTAGGCGAAGTTTCTAATCAATTTTAAGAACTATTTGCATACATCCCACAAGAATTGAAAGCTTAAACAAACAATCCTCGAGCGAGCAGTGTTGAAAAACACTAAGAGACACCAAAAGTGCCGGAATAAGCAAAAATGAAACGCTATCATAAGTTCCTAATCAATTATAAAAGTTATTTGCACACATCCCTCATGGCAGGGCATCCCATCCCACACGTCACTGAAATCAGACAAACTTAAACAATCCATCCCAGAGCAGTGTTGGGAAGCGGCAGGAACATCGCGATGCCGACTAGCTTTGTCATAGTTGCCTCTGTGGCCCTAATTATTTATGCCGCCCACGCCGCAGTCCCCTCTCCCCAGTCCGGGTCGGAGCCGGAGTCGGGGccgggtgtgggtgtgggtatGGCCTGGGCGAAAAGTTAGATTGCGCAAAGTTTTATCTTCGCTTTCTTAAGCGCATTTTACAAGGAGGAGGCGGGCAGAACTACTTCACGCATATTAAACTGACATTTCACAAGCAGAAAACTTTTTCTAATATGCAAATTCATGCCGAATACCATGGAAGGGATAAAGCTGAGGCAGAggcacaggcagaggcaggagCACATCCTTGAATTAACACGTGCGAGTTCGCATTAATTTGTGTAAACTGGTGTTGGAACtgttcgggttcgggttcgggttaGGTTTTTCGCATGTGTTCGAGCGGCCCCCACCCGAAGAGCAGTTTTTGTCGTTAGCTATGCAAATGCCGAGGCATGTAAATATTATTTACCACACTGGCAGATGCTCAAGATGCTCGAGATGTAACTGTGCCGGCACTTGTGGCCCAAAATTAACATAGAACAACTGAAACAGTCgcctataaatatttatgaggCTCCTCGATTAGCACTCGTTTTAGCCAGCCAGCGACTACTTCTAGGTAATCGTTGGAAGGGGGTTTCATAAGCCTGGCCTGTACCCCTGGAACCCCTCGGTTCTACGAATCGattattatatttaaaaaGATGAGAATCGCTTAGGCTGATAATATTTTTAATACCTCTAATATTCTATTTATTGCAGGACCATCCCCAAGCCTCGGAATAACTGCCATGGAGTCCACTGGAAATGTTACCCATACAGTAAGACGATTTCTAATTTATTTACTATATTTATGATCAGCCTGCGGAATCCTCAAGATGTTAGAAAGCAGGCTGATTAATCCCTTACCACGATCTTCAACCCGTGATCCATCACCCAGAAGCGTGTCAATCCCTCTGCTTGTACGTTGAAACCTTTTCCAGCCAAAAATAAAGTAAAATGTAGCAACCTTTCAAGTAATTTTTAATGGGTCTTCAGTGGATAAAATCCCAAAATCAAAATCACTTTTGATCGATGGCAAGTTTTCCAATCGAAAGCAAGTCTTGTCCACTTTTCATCGCTTTTAAAGGCTTGGGCGGTGGCAAATTTCTGCACAGCAATAAGAGGTGTGCTAAGAGCGGTCTAATTGGTTTTTAGTGAATTATTAGCCAATCCAACTTTTCGACTAATATAAACTTGCATGCATGAATATTTTATCCACTTTACAAAGTGTTCAACTTTTTTGATGAATTTTCAATTCGAAGGCTTTGTCTTCACTCACAGCCACCGGCTGGGAATCATTTTTGGGGCCgaaagtttttaaatattcatAAAATTTGAACAGACGAACAGAACTTTGAAATGAAATTAGTCAAATGCACAAAAAGTTCATTTACACTCCATATACTCGTGCGACTCGCCCGGAAGCCCGTACTTACACAGTCCATTGTGCCCGG
The sequence above is a segment of the Drosophila miranda strain MSH22 chromosome 4, D.miranda_PacBio2.1, whole genome shotgun sequence genome. Coding sequences within it:
- the LOC108164200 gene encoding serine-rich adhesin for platelets isoform X15, with amino-acid sequence MDKSNTQKTVAIDSRSEAEKSLSEDSISDMMSQTAISDNPKIIVDAKDEAEKSLSEDSISDIMSEMAISDTPTIGVDANFFRDEAEKSLSEDSLSDMLSKMAIGDTHEKDEADMTIHMDIRDTSTIVVDAKHEAEKSLYEESTSYITSKMAISDTPTIVVDAKHEAEKSLYEESTSYITSKMAISDTPTIVVDAKHEAEKSLSEDSISDITSKMAIIDTSTIVVDTKDEAEKSLSEDSISDIMSKMAISDTPTIVVDAKHEAEKSLSEDSISDITSKMAISDTPTIVVDAKDEAEKSLSEDSISDITSKMAISDTPTIVVDAKHEAEKSLSEDSISDITSKMAIIDTSTIVVDTKDEAEKSLSEDSISDIMSKMAISDTPTIVVDAKHEAEKSLSEDSISDITSKMAIIDTSTIVVDAKHEAEKSLSEDSISDIMSKMAISDTPTIVVDAKHEAEKSLYEESTSYITSKMAISDTPTIVVDAKHEAEKSLYEESTSYITSKMAISDTPTIVVDAKHEAEKSLYEDSISDITSKMAIIDTSTIVVDAKHEAEKSLYEESTSYITSKMAISDTPTIVVDAKHEAEKSLYEESTSYITSKMAISDTPTIVVDAKHEAEKSLSEDSISDITSKMAIIDTSTIVVDAKHEAEKSLYEESTSYITSKMAISDTPTIVVDAKHEAEKSLSEDSISDVTSKMAISDTPTIVVDAKDEAEKSGSQEVISDTTTQTDQISDSSKIVVDVENEAEKSVSHVCKTYLTTQMAVDDSLEIDCSRNAEAEDSVDQWPQKDTSVAVTFVEPKTVDTDDKGPEAEEQVPNIEEPVDTWGLLTGLQNHKTVASESDKVKKQVGSNSYRSGQLPVFMWDSSSEEDESVKPHVDINYENIFEDVSKLSAVEKHLQLLYRPFSCVIEMICRFNIFELCILISDSSYDPGCHPSVSVRTVNPTGLVKIYAGGKMVSTALTAESALTCLFKVVRMVEELDFKMDVNNLSQNIVHASFCMPFSLDLDRLYEQHTTKVTRNCRARPFITYSTEGEDIVFAVFPSGFVLVLHSTKHSKTRAAIAALLPILAQYKDGSTKQSEKQGRVCGDVSFKLLWEHRLEQDKDSQLLYS
- the LOC108164200 gene encoding serine-rich adhesin for platelets isoform X21 is translated as MAISDTPTIVVDAKHEAEKSLYEESTSYITSKMAISDTPTIVVDAKHEAEKSLSEDSISDITSKMAIIDTSTIVVDTKDEAEKSLSEDSISDIMSKMAISDTPTIVVDAKHEAEKSLSEDSISDITSKMAIIDTSTIVVDAKHEAEKSLSEDSISDIMSKMAISDTPTIVVDAKHEAEKSLYEESTSYITSKMAISDTPTIVVDAKHEAEKSLYEESTSYITSKMAISDTPTIVVDAKHEAEKSLYEDSISDITSKMAIIDTSTIVVDAKHEAEKSLYEESTSYITSKMAISDTPTIVVDAKHEAEKSLYEESTSYITSKMAISDTPTIVVDAKHEAEKSLSEDSISDITSKMAIIDTSTIVVDAKDEAEKSLSEDSISDIMSKMAISDTPTIVVDAKDEAEKNVSEDSISDVTSKMAISDTPTIVVDAKHEAEKSLYEESTSYITSKMAISDTPTIVVDAKHEAEKSLSEDSISDVTSKMAISDTPTIVVDAKDEAEKSGSQEVISDTTTQTDQISDSSKIVVDVENEAEKSVSHVCKTYLTTQMAVDDSLEIDCSRNAEAEDSVDQWPQKDTSVAVTFVEPKTVDTDDKGPEAEEQVPNIEEPVDTWGLLTGLQNHKTVASESDKVKKQVGSNSYRSGQLPVFMWDSSSEEDESVKPHVDINYENIFEDVSKLSAVEKHLQLLYRPFSCVIEMICRFNIFELCILISDSSYDPGCHPSVSVRTVNPTGLVKIYAGGKMVSTALTAESALTCLFKVVRMVEELDFKMDVNNLSQNIVHASFCMPFSLDLDRLYEQHTTKVTRNCRARPFITYSTEGEDIVFAVFPSGFVLVLHSTKHSKTRAAIAALLPILAQYKDGSTKQSEKQGRVCGDVSFKLLWEHRLEQDKDSQLLYS
- the LOC108164200 gene encoding serine-rich adhesin for platelets isoform X6 produces the protein MDKSNTQKTVAIDSRSEAEKSLSEDSISDMMSQTAISDNPKIIVDAKDEAEKSLSEDSISDIMSEMAISDTPTIGVDANFFRDEAEKSLSEDSLSDMLSKMAIGDTHEKDEADMTIHMDIRDTSTIVVDAKHEAEKSLYEESTSYITSKMAISDTPTIVVDAKHEAEKSLYEESTSYITSKMAISDTPTIVVDAKDEAEKSLSEDSISDIMSKMAISDTPTIVVDAKHEAEKSLSEDSISDITSKMAISDTPTIVVDAKDEAEKSLSEDSISDITSKMAISDTPTIVVDAKHEAEKSLSEDSISDITSKMAIIDTSTIVVDTKDEAEKSLSEDSISDIMSKMAISDTPTIVVDAKHEAEKSLSEDSISDITSKMAIIDTSTIVVDAKHEAEKSLSEDSISDIMSKMAISDTPTIVVDAKHEAEKSLYEESTSYITSKMAISDTPTIVVDAKHEAEKSLYEESTSYITSKMAISDTPTIVVDAKHEAEKSLYEDSISDITSKMAIIDTSTIVVDAKHEAEKSLYEESTSYITSKMAISDTPTIVVDAKHEAEKSLYEESTSYITSKMAISDTPTIVVDAKHEAEKSLSEDSISDITSKMAIIDTSTIVVDAKDEAEKSLSEDSISDIMSKMAISDTPTIVVDAKDEAEKNVSEDSISDVTSKMAISDTPTIVVDAKHEAEKSLYEESTSYITSKMAISDTPTIVVDAKHEAEKSLSEDSISDVTSKMAISDTPTIVVDAKDEAEKSGSQEVISDTTTQTDQISDSSKIVVDVENEAEKSVSHVCKTYLTTQMAVDDSLEIDCSRNAEAEDSVDQWPQKDTSVAVTFVEPKTVDTDDKGPEAEEQVPNIEEPVDTWGLLTGLQNHKTVASESDKVKKQVGSNSYRSGQLPVFMWDSSSEEDESVKPHVDINYENIFEDVSKLSAVEKHLQLLYRPFSCVIEMICRFNIFELCILISDSSYDPGCHPSVSVRTVNPTGLVKIYAGGKMVSTALTAESALTCLFKVVRMVEELDFKMDVNNLSQNIVHASFCMPFSLDLDRLYEQHTTKVTRNCRARPFITYSTEGEDIVFAVFPSGFVLVLHSTKHSKTRAAIAALLPILAQYKDGSTKQSEKQGRVCGDVSFKLLWEHRLEQDKDSQLLYS